Genomic window (Elgaria multicarinata webbii isolate HBS135686 ecotype San Diego chromosome 16, rElgMul1.1.pri, whole genome shotgun sequence):
TGTGAAGTGAAATGCTCTCATCTGCGGGAGAGGTTAGTGCAGCGCCTATGCCTTAGCAATCTGTCTGCCTTTTGGGGGCAAGAAGCAGGGGTCTGTGTGTGTAGAAAATGGTTAGGTTCTGTGCATGAAGACCGAGCTCTTTGGAGTGGATTTCAGTTACATTTTCAATGCACTAATCAGTATGGGGGGGAAATGACGGATAGTGTTGGTTTGTCCTGcacaaaaaaacaaccacctcAGCCAGAGAAGTCCTGCATAGGGGGAATGAGAAGCAGCAGAAGGGAATGAAGGAAGAGGCAGCACACTGCCCAGGCAATTTCTACACACGCACCCCAACATCATAAGGTGCCTATAGTTTTCTCTTCCATTTTGAAGTGAGCCTCATTTCAAAAACATTTATTGCCTTGCAACTGGTGTTTCCTGTCCAGTTCATCTTCGGATACTTTTTATGCCATTTGGACAGAGCTGCATTTGGGGCAATACTAGTCTTTAAGCCAGGTGCATCCCCAGTTCTTTTCTGAGAAATTGAAAGGTCCCAAAGAAGTCAGGGGAAATCAAGAAGCCCGGATGGAGAGTGAAGATAAACACCCTAATGCTGCCCCCAATACTGTCCCCTTTAGTGTAGGAGTCGGGGTTCTGCGCCATGTGGGGAGCCGATATGAGTAGAAAAACGTCCCTGCTGCACAACGATGCTGGACTTGAGTACTAGTTACCAGTCCTTCATTAGTAAGCGATTTCAGTATAATGCTGCAGAAGTTAAGCTTCCATCTTGTGGGGGGTGGAGCTAGTCCACATGTCCCGCCCTTCCTCTTCTTGTGTTGAATCTACGCAAAAGTAGAATGCCTGAATTACACCAGTATAGCTAGAGGTTCAGTAATGCTCTTTAAAGGCCTTATTGAATCGCAGCTACAGAGCCGTGCTGATATTTTTCGCCTTGTGCTTTGTCTAGAAACGGCACATCTACCGTTGTCACAGCCATCTTTGGAGGCATTCTTCAGAATGAAGTCAACTGCTTGATCTGCGGGACTGAATCCAGAAAGTTTGACCCATTCCTAGGTAAAACTTATCATGTATATATCTTGCAAGGTTTCATAAGCAGCTCTTACATTTTTGACACTAGAAACTAATGTTGAATtcacctggttgttgtttttagacctTTCGCTAGATATTCCAAGCCAGTTCCGAAATAAACGTAGTAAGAACCAAGAAAATGGACCAATGTGTACGTTACGGGGTACGTTTGTCATCACTCCTTTTATCTTTGTAGTCAGCCTTTCTTTATTGTAGAATTAGAGGGGCTGAGATACCAAGCAGGGAAATGTGTTTAACCCTCACAATTGCACTCTGTTGCATCGTAGACTGCCTCCGCAGTTTTACAGACCTGGAAGAACTTGATGAAACGGAGCTCTACATGTGCCACAAGTGTAAAAAGAAGCAGAAGTCCACCAAGAAATTCTGGATTCAGAAACTACCAAAGGTGAGAGCCAGGAGTTGGAAGTTGCGAAATAGGATGTATCCGAATGAACCTGGCAGCTTACAGTAACTGTTCTCAACAATGTTTAGTTGACCTGATTCAGGGCTTAAAAACAGCTGTTTCAGATTGGTCTTAATTCTTAAAAGCCTGTGTGTGAACCTCTCCCATCTCCTAAATCCATGCTAGGAGCATGGTATCAAAGGTAGGCACAGCTGGGCACCTTCCAAGGGCCCACCACCCCGCAGGGGCCTGCTGAGAAGAGCTTCCTGGGCTTACTCTTTCTTCTCCCCTTGGAAGCTGCTGGAGCCTGGGACCCTGGCAAGCGCCCGACcgtgcctcttgctctggcccagaccacagGGCTGGTGGGAAGGGGCAACCGTAcaggcccctgcctgcttgctcactggctctcttcctgtcaagcaaACACCTGGTAGCAAAGATAAGAAAATGGCGGAGGGGGACCATTGGCACAGCACATGCCTGGTTcagtccccggcatctccagatagggctggggaaATTCCTACCTGTTGAGGATGCCTTGCCCTTTGGAGCCAGCACTGGTCTCAGTTTTAAGAGCTCTAACGGGATCATGAGGAGGCAGGGCATACATTTTAAGAAAGGCCTACTTGTCTGCAATATATTTCTGTGTTCTGACATCCAAAGGAGCTGACAGATCTGTGATTTTAAAGTGCTTATCCATCCGTTCAAGAGCTCTTGCTGTGACCTTTTGGCTTGTGTGTCCCCTTGAATGCTGCAGGTGCTATGTTTACATCTGAAACGCTTTCACTGGACAGCATATTTGAGGAACAAAGTGGACACATACGTCGAGTTTCCCCTGAGAGGCCTAGACATGAAGTGTTACTTGCTAGAGGTACAGTGACTTTCTTGCGGAAGAGCTTGTGGTGGGGCCTGGAGTTCTGGTGAATTCTCAGTTTCTCTTCTCTttgtctcttctgctgccccattCCCAATTGCAGCCTGAAAACAGCGGCCCAGAAAGTTGCCTGTATGACCTTGCAGCGGTGGTTGTGCACCATGGTTCAGGGTGAGTTTGACAAAGATCTTAATGGGGTGCTGAAGGGCTGCTTCACCTTCCAAGTTAATCATTCAAAGGTTCCTCTGCTCTAAAAACCTGGTGTTAAATGAAAACAGATTTATGGCCAATGCTGAGCTTAAGCATCTATTTCTAATTTGGAAGTGGTGACCAGAGAGAGCCTTAAATCTTTTTCTGCCTGCCTCCCCCAGGCTTAGGGCAAGGCGGATGCCTGCTGAGTGTGTCCTGGTCTGCTGGAAGACACAGAGGTGGGTCGAATGCCCTCTGGGAGACGCGGAACAGGAATTCATCGCAGGAAACCTTCATTTCTCCTGTGGCTCCCAGAAGGCATCCGGTTCAGAACTGTTCAGCAGCAGGGCAGGCTCCCAAGCAGGCCCGAAGCACGGGTTGTGCACCCTTTCCACCAAATGAAAACAGGCCCATTTTGTAACGCTTAGCAAAGGTATGGGGAGGAGCCCACGTTGCTGCCCTATAGATTTCTCCCTGGCAAGCACTTTTCCCTAGGGCTGCTGAGGCAGCCTTTCCTCTTAAGGGATGACCTTTGGATCGGGACGCAGGAATGCAGTGTCAGGGTAGACTTGCCACTGAAATGTATCGTGAGAATCTGATGCTCAGCCAGAAATCGGTTTCTCAGATGTGTTTGTATCTATCATCACGTCTCTTTGGCCGGGGCTGGTGGATGGAGGAGAAATGTTTTCTCATGAAAATAAACCGTTGAGCTTGAGGGCATACGATTCCTTCGCTTTGCTGGATATGTTGCAGAGTCACGCTCCTTTCTTGTTAGATCTGTATTTGGACACGGGCCAattgagggaagggggtgggggcagtcttCATGGGAAGCTAGTTGccaacagaaatatttatttatttatttatttatttatttatttatttatttatttattttctatactgcccaatagccgaagctttctgggtggttcacaaaaattaaaaccatgaagagcataataaaacacccaacaatttaaaaatacaaatacacgCCATGAGGCCTTTTAAACCCAGTATGGAGTGGTGACATGGAAGGAAGCCCTCGCCCATAGAAGGGAGCCCTTTGGAGGCTGTTtccagcatctggagagccacaccttCCACACCCCTGATTTCAAGGGAGGGAATAGCTGCCGCCAGGAAGCCTTTGTGTGCCCAGTATCCTGCTTCTAAAAATAGGCAGCAGCGGGTCTGCCTCCAGCTACTAAACTATACacctttaaagggggattggagaacttcatggaggagaaggctgtcaatggctactagtcatgatggctatatattacctccggCATCagccgttggtctgatccagcgtagctcttcctgtgttcttatgcATGTTACTGTTTTCAGGGTTGGCTCTGGACATTACACCGCGTACGCGACGCACGAAGGCCGCTGGTTCCATTTCAATGACAGCACCGTAACTCTGACCGACGAGGAGACTGTGGTGAAAGCCAAGGCCTACATCCTCTTCTACGTGGACCGGCAGGCCAAGTCGGGATCTGACAAACTTTAATACCTCTCCCCGCCCTTTGCATATCAAGTCCGCCGGACAAAACATTTCCAATCCTCCACAGATACTTGATCCAAGACTCTTGATTTCATTGTGCACTTTTCTTGAAATTTTTCTTGTGGGTTCTAGTTTTACTTTGTCAGTAGTAGCATTTGATTTGTTAAAATATGGACACAAGCTAACTTTGTTGTTAGtgaaaccacaaaaaaaaaaaaccacccacctcGGCAGATATTGATTTGCTGCTTTAACTCAATTTTTATATATAGTTTCAAGATCTACTTTAGTTGTTTGACTTTTGTATATGAATATTCCAGTTTGCTTTCTAAAGGCACATCTACATCAGAGAAACTTGAATCCTTTCAATAAGCACGATTGTGTACTCAATTATGAAACAGACCTTTCTTAGCTGTTATGCAAGACTTCTTTCTCTTAAGATCAAGGACTTGTACCTACAGCTCGGGTCCTGAACACATTACATTTGGACAAATTTTTGGCTGCctgtttgaaaaaaagaaagaaaaaagggatgaAACGTGGCCTCGTTAAGTGGGCCATATAATTGCTGCTACTTTTGTCTACAGAGGCTGCTTTCTTCCAATATTCCCTTTACGTTAGTAGCTGGCTGTGTTGTTAGTGATGAAAGTTATTTCAAAAGTTCAGTTTTTCCTTTAACAGACAACCTTGCCGAAGGTTAGATCCAACATCGTGCTAGCCGAAGTCCATTAGCACAGCTGGACTTCCTCTTTCCTGCAGCCCTGTGCAGCTCTTGAAAATCTGCTCGGAAGGGTTTCCCATCctcccagagcagattttgagggcacgtggggggaggggggctgcacgGGGAATCACCCCTCCCATTTTTGATGATCCAACCCCTACGACAGCAATTAAGCTACCAGTGAATCTGAGGATATTCAGGATTTGCTAGCCTGGTGTGTAGAATCATTCCTTGAATGCCTTCCTGCTCCCTTCTGTCACGATAACTTTTGAGGTGGAATGTATGAAAATTCCATCCAAACGTCATGCAAGCAGAAATCACAGATGGCCGTAAAAGCAGAAAGGAACACCCGGTGTAGGCTTGGAAGATGAGTGCATCATCTAGGCTAGTGTTATGTGCCCCCTACCGAAGACAGACGCCTTCCCAAATGTCCTGACATGGCATGTTTTGCAACATCGTGTGTCCCAGTTCTGGATTTTTCATTGAATTTCTTCTCTTTGTGTCTCATATTTGTTTGCTGCAAATTAGGTTTACAGTTGTAGGTAGTGTGGGGCCTCTTTGGTTGGCTGACATGAGCAAAGGTCTGTACAGATGTGTGTGCTCTTGCAGCGCCAGCTGTTTTGAGGGATGAGAAGCTGGCCTCATGCTGTGCCCATGTGATTTATGCATCGTTGGTGTCCTTGTCGGTCTGCCCCTCCTCTCTCACGgtgtgtctctctttctctttcactgACTGATAGCACCCCTGTATGGAGCTATTTTAAAAGGGCAGCTATGGGGCCTCCCAGCTCTTCTCTTGCCAAGCAGGCCAGATAATTTATTTGATAGAACAAGACCGAAGTATGAGCCTCAACTTCGAATGTCGCCTTCAAATATGCATATTGCAGAAAGGTCCGTGGTAGAGGTATAAGGGATCTGTTGGGCTGTAACTGTAACCTCTATTCCACCTACGAGGCGGAGGGGAAGTGCCTGACCACGGATCTGTGCTGGTCTCCCTTCCATAGTAGCTCCCATTGGAACGGAGGACTAAGGTTCAGAAAGTGATGTAAATGTGCCTTTCTTGATCACTTCGTAACGGCCACCACCACAAGAGACATCCAGCTTCGTGAATAGCTGCCCCTGGTTCTCATTTCTCCTGCTCCTGTccttcactcctccccctcccctccggtTACTGTAAGGGGATTCTTTCCCCTGTGACACAGCGTTTATTCTTTTTGGAATGTGGCACTGTAAATGCCATGCACTTACTTGTTGCTCCTGTGCTTGAAGCAGGCTGTGATGGTAGCTCAGGCACGTGGTTCTGGGACGAGGAAGCCGCTTCTCCATttagctcccaccccaccccaccaacacaCAAACGGACAGTCTAATCAGTGAGTTGTGGCAACACACGTTATTTCTCTTCCTGGTGGAGATGTGCTGATCCACTGGATTCTACTCAGTGAGTTGTGTCAAAGTGACAGATTTGAAGCAGTCAAAGTGTGTACTGCGCCTGAAATAGTATTGAATTTTTAACCCTTTTTCTATAACCTGTATCTAAATAGAAAGGTGAgggggcttctttctttctttcttccttccttccttcctgccaaaTAAGCTGCTAGGTTTTGCACTGCCATGCCTGTAAGAGCCGTTGGCAGAGGGCGATGCAGTTAAGCACTATAGGTGGCTCTCTGAAAAGGCACTGGCTCCCCTTTTGTTTCGAGAGACAGAACGTGCCCCTTCCAATCCATCCACCCACCCGCCTCCTGCAAGATGAAGCCTGTTTGCTGCCTGAAGCCACTACAAGCACAGCGTCACCATCCAAAAGGTGCCCTGACTACGAAACTGTTCATGGATCGGAGTTCCGCCATTCCGTGGAAAAGAGATGGTTCAAAAAAGAAGCAGTAGCAACAGGTAAGGCACCGCCCAGTTTTAAGGCACTcgtggtggctggctggctggaaacaGCAACGTGGCGGTTTCCTTTCCAGGTCTCTGTCTCCCTCACTGCCGTCATCGTTCTTTATCCTGAACACCGCCTGGTTCCGGTGTGCGTTAGAGGGCCCTGCCTGTGCCTGGGGCTGTAGTGCCATAGCTGTGATTGTTTGCTTGCCGTTAAAACGCTGTATGTAAGCCGTGCTGAGGACTGCCGAGCGCTTGTCTTTGGAGCATTTGTAGGGCGACTACGGCCACAAATCAAGTTCCCTCATAAAATATATCCCTCTGGAAAATCTGCCATTAAagtcttttcttctctctgtgcTGGATGTGCTAATTCAAGGTCAGCATCCGTTCTTTCCTGGGCAGTTGGGTGGAAGAGGGACTCTTTAAACAGCCAGGTGTGGCcaggctgcctgaggcaaggaaAAGCTGCCACCTCCGGGCAGGCAGCTGTGATGGGTGGGGTTGAGGGGTGTgtggttttgttcttgtttttaggcCAGACTCGGCCCATGTTGGCATGTGGGGGAGATTTGGCTACTGGATTCTTGCTTGTGGACTTGCGTGCGAGGCTATATTGTGTGTTTTCTGAGGGCAGCTGTCTGCGTGGGTTTCTATCTCTCCCGAGCATGGATGGCGCTTTCTTCTAGAACAGGCCCTGATGGCCAATGACTGAGTTTTCCTTTTCCACCTAGGCATATTAAGTAAAACGAGGGAGGTTCTGAGGGCGCCACCTTCCTCATTTTGTTCCCTTTTAGTAGGGAAATGTTCTCCAACGTATTGGGCTACCACTAACCCTCGGGGGCTATTGGCTGCGTATAATAGGAAGACCCCAGCTGTCCTTACAGGAGCACTGCAACGACCACAGGGATAGAACACACCGAGAGCAACATTCCCTGGGCCTTCATCTTCACATGTTGACTCTGTCTTGCAAGAGGTTTAAATGCCAGGTTCCCGTTTGCTTCGCTTGGTGTTTGCTGTAGATTAGACAGTGACTCTAAACCAGCTTCTAAGGGAGGTATGGCTTGGTCGGCGGCAGGCCCTTCAGAGCAGGCAGGCTTTGGTTGacgtgtgcaatttccccagtaATGGTGGTAGACAGATAGTGCTCTTTTTGGTTGCCCTCTTTACCTTTTGACAGTCTCATCTGATCACAGCAGATAGAAAAACATAGTATTGAGCCCTCTGTGGGCCTCTATGTGCGATGAGAGAGTTTTGGCTACTTACAATTTTAGTTCTCATTTTTGGTTAAGCAGAGCTCTTTCTGATGAAATGGGGAGAAATTGCAACAGACTTCAAAGGAACACTCAGAGAACTGGGCTTGGTCAAGCAAGTTATCTGGATCTTCACGCAGCCATCATTCAACCCTGCAATTGGTAGAGGGTGTCTTGGTTTCCTGCCCAGCCTGCTAAGGCCAGGgaaagaggcagaagagaaaCCAGCTGCTAGGATGAGAATCTCCCCTCTGTTCTCTACCTCATCGCTGTTTCCAGGGGGAGTGGAACAGCTCTGGGAAAGAAGTGCCCCTCCCTGCCGAAAAccccctttttctctcctccccctttttagcTAGCAGTGCCCACCCAAGCCCAAACTCCTAGTTTCCACCGTGGTGTGTAAagcttttctcccccacccacctccccccAACGTAGCATTGCCTGACGCAAACCATTCCCAAAAGTCCCCTGTAGGATGTGGACATTTTTAAGATCCTTTTTTTTGCTTCGCATCATGGGTGAAGCCGCTAGTTCCCCTACAGATGGGTGGATTGGGAAGTGCTCTAAACAAGCACAAATCAGCTCCTAAACAACACAAAGAAGCTCAGAGGCAAATAAATCCTTTTATGGCAAGATTTGATTAAACTAAGCCATTTTGTTCCTGCTGTAGCCATTCCAAGGGGAGAAGTAACTGAGGCTGCAGCCAGCCTCCCCTTGATCCTTTGCCCTTTTTTGAAACGTCGTTCCCAGCTGTCAACCAAAAATAACCTCCATCCCACACCATATTTGTGCAAGAGACAAGGAGTGAGTCGAAAGCGGGTCAGGAGTGAGTCCTGTGCGATTTCTGCAGCATGCAGCTTGCTTTCTGCGTTCACGGGCAATGCATGTAACACAGCTGAACTGGGAATGCCTTCTGCACATTTTCTCCTTTCTGGACAAAAACAGCAGGAAGAGTTTAGCCCAGACATGTCAAAGGTTGCTCAGGGTGTTTCAGGACCCCTCGCTGTGGCCTCTGCTGCACTTTCATTCTCCTGCAGAGCTAACAAAGGATAACTTTGTGCTGGGACCAGCCTTGCGTTACCTCTCCATCTGCTGGCATTCCAGCCAAGTCAAAGTGTGCAATGTCGAGGACTGGATGAAGACCACCTTACAGAGCAACATTTGCAGCGTACACAAACACATAGTCAATGATTTTTTACTCCAGGTTTGCAACAGGTAAGTTCTTGAGCTGTGAAATTCTTCGAATGGTCGGGTGGCATAATATATGGGGGCTTGCATTGGCTACAGATAAAGCATTCAGGAGTATGGATGTCTTTTTGATTCCTGCTAGATTAAGCCAGGAGTTAACACTGTTTTGCTTCAGAGTGATGGCATTTTTGTTTAATGCACATCTTGAATACTCTTAAGACCTTATCGCTGAAAATACAGTACCAGACTTGTAGACGGGTTCTCCATTCCCATGAGATTTTTTTCAACCACTTTTTAGGTGAAATATCCAGCATGGCAGCTTTCTAAAAGGCAACTTCTGCGCTCTTCTAATCCCAAGGAATTTCTAACAGCCTGCGCTCTAGCTGCGCTGCCATTCCAAGCATTTTTCAGATAGATGTTTCTGCTGCCCAGCTAAAGCCAAGTGGTTTTAGCCACCCTCCTTCATCACAGCAGGAAGATTAACTATTTCATTGGCCTGAGCAGTGTTACGATAAAAAGAACAGGTAGGAAAGCAATCCACAGCTACAGTGAAGTTTCACCTATCGCCTTCCCCTGTGACACCGTTGCATGCACCCCAAGTAATCTTTATGAACTGCCTTATTTAGTAAATTCTCAAACAGCACAGACAATTTTGGTGTTCATGTTTGGGTGGAGTCTGTATCTATATGCAACAGCCTTGTGTTTGATGCACATCATATTCTAAACATGAGGACTTGGGCAGCAGAGTGGTCTAAAAAGTCAGTCCCAGAGGGGTCTGCATGAAGCAGTTCCCACAAAATGAAAGTCCCTCTAACGAGCTAAAATTCAATCTGTTTTTACAAGACTCGGGTTCAGCATTCTGGGTAAGTTACGTTAGGGAAAGTACGGGACAGCAGTGGAAGGTCATTTCCTCACTTGAAAAAAGTTAATGTGAACTATGTAGGTGGAGCGGTGTTGGATCAGTCCAAAAGTGGCCCACCTGATATGTCTGAAAAGCccaaaagtaggacatgagtgcaatagtgtgtgtgtgtgtgtgtgtgtgtgtgttgagaacatcagaagagccctgatgctggatcagaccaagggtccatctagtccagcactctgttcacacagtggccaaccagcagggcatggtgaaacagcaccctcccacccatgttccccagcaactggtgcacacaggcttactgcctcaactacaactatcagggctagtagccagtgatttgaggtaccacccactttggctcTTATGCTTCTTATGTTTCATGTAGGTAATTATGAACCAGAGTTTGGAACAGCTTTAGTGGACTGAAGACGGGAGAGGAACAAACCGTTGCTGAGCTGGTCTTTAGGAATCTCAATTCACATGGTCTCTGTTCCCTACTCTAAATTAACCTTCAGTGCTTATGTTTTCAGGTGTCCAAACTTGCTGTCTTTGACACTTTCTGGATGTGGCCACGTCACTGACAATTATGTCACATTGCTTCTCAAGAGTTGCTCCTGCCTCAAGACTCTCCAACTGGAAAACTGTGTCCAGATCACCGACCAGACTCTAGAAGCTGTAACCCTCTACGCTGACGCCTTACAAACTCTGCATGTGGATTTTTGCAGAAATGTAACACAAGCTGGTTTGCAGCGAGTCCGTAAAAAGCGTCCATCAATAAGTCTAAAAGCAGAAAGAAGTGCAAACATGATTCCAGACAAAAAGCCAGGCAGCTGGGCATCAGAAAGAGCATTCAAGAAACTGCTGTGGCACTAGCCGAGAGAACCGTAGTGTATTTTATTTGTGTACCTCTCTTCGCATGTATTTGGGGTGTCGTGTCCATGCAAGCATCTATAGAGAAGCAGATATCAAGGTACAGCCGCTAGGAAATGCTCCTTATACAAAGTAACTAAAATGTGAGAATAGCAAAACGCCTCTCCTAAGCACTTGGATATTTGGCTACTGGGAATGAGCAATATGAGGTTTGGATGTCCCCTTATTGGAAGATTTGGAGACCCAGAGGGTTCTGACCCATTTCCCAAGCTTGCAAGGAATATTTGTGAAAACAaagtgcagttttttaaaaacaaaacaaaacaccgaaCTATGTATTGATAAACAAAGATTTTTGAACAAGTTAAAGAAGCCCTCTAACAATATGACAAACACAAACCATTTTTCTGTCTATGGAAGCTTCTTTAAGTAATGCTGGACTTTTGAACTTTTATTGAAATCTCAACAGGTGATCATCTCTAAAATACCAAGAACTAGCAAAGGAAAGTGCGTATCTCAACTCACAATGGCTAAATCTCTATCAGGTGCACTGATTTCTTTTTTAGTGCAAATGACTTGGATGTTTAAGCTGCAGTTTTCCAGAACTCTTATGTTTACATTAGCAGGGGCCCATTCACATGTATTGCTTCTTTGAGGGACCCTCTGAGTTGTGATTCCTATTATGGTAGAGCTTTGACTTACCCTACTGAAATCTGTCTCTTTCCCCACCCAACGAGGTTGATCACAAACAATGTCTTAATAGTTAATCCAGTAGAAAGGGTGAAACACATTGGAATTCCTGCAGTGCTTTGATACACATTTTATGTGCTGGATTTAAGAAGGTTCTACATTTACTCAACAAAATGCCACATTTTTCATTTAACATTAGACTTTTCATGCCTCTTCCACACTCCTAGCTCTGACAGGCATGACTTCCATTCCTTTGTACTGCTAGACCCCCAGACCCTTACTTGCCCATGGTTTAAGTCTCTCCCTTGTGGAAAACAGGCATATTAACCAGATGAATTCTCA
Coding sequences:
- the FBXL22 gene encoding F-box and leucine-rich protein 22, translated to MHVTQLNWECLLHIFSFLDKNSRKSLAQTCQRLLRVFQDPSLWPLLHFHSPAELTKDNFVLGPALRYLSICWHSSQVKVCNVEDWMKTTLQSNICSVHKHIVNDFLLQVCNRCPNLLSLTLSGCGHVTDNYVTLLLKSCSCLKTLQLENCVQITDQTLEAVTLYADALQTLHVDFCRNVTQAGLQRVRKKRPSISLKAERSANMIPDKKPGSWASERAFKKLLWH